One part of the Streptomyces sp. NBC_00286 genome encodes these proteins:
- a CDS encoding amidohydrolase family protein, which translates to MAEQRKRIFDCDQHMYEERDSFTRYLPKEYLGQAVAPVTLPDGREVILAGDRIVVCLEPEFGQVYRPGSLKEMLKAMASGNPDETYQFEPMHEAYQNREARLRIMDEQGLDQTIMYPGGWALVAEEYVRGVEPLYANYHSFNRYMDEVWGFNYQDRIYSPALLSLRDLDSAVKELEFVLNKGARFIMLPTGPQYGRSPGDPYFDPFWKLVNEAKASVCYHISEFYYNSHVAPAWGHDPNPIHFRMSAWQWMNTYGQRPIEETLSALIFDNLFERFPDINVLVSEFGAEWVPHFVRHMDKSRGMGRNGPWIGGQLAERPSQIFRKHIRVVPYPEDDIPSLVKRLGYHESIVMGSDFPHAEGIANPADYRKLLAELDESVQDDIMYNNAQQLVSR; encoded by the coding sequence ATGGCCGAACAGCGTAAGCGGATCTTCGACTGTGACCAGCACATGTACGAGGAGCGGGATTCCTTCACCCGCTACCTTCCCAAGGAGTACCTCGGTCAGGCCGTGGCCCCCGTGACGCTGCCGGACGGCCGTGAGGTCATCCTCGCGGGAGACAGGATCGTGGTCTGTCTGGAGCCGGAGTTCGGGCAGGTCTACCGGCCCGGCTCGCTCAAGGAGATGCTCAAGGCGATGGCCTCGGGCAACCCCGACGAGACGTACCAGTTCGAGCCGATGCACGAGGCCTACCAGAACCGTGAGGCCCGGCTGCGGATCATGGACGAGCAGGGCCTGGACCAGACGATCATGTACCCCGGCGGCTGGGCCCTGGTCGCCGAGGAATACGTACGCGGGGTCGAGCCGCTCTACGCCAACTACCACTCGTTCAACCGCTATATGGACGAGGTGTGGGGCTTCAACTACCAGGACCGGATCTACTCCCCCGCCCTGCTCTCGCTGCGCGACCTCGACAGCGCGGTGAAGGAGCTGGAGTTCGTCCTGAACAAGGGCGCCCGGTTCATCATGCTGCCGACCGGGCCCCAGTACGGGCGCTCACCGGGCGACCCGTACTTCGACCCGTTCTGGAAGCTGGTCAACGAGGCCAAGGCCAGCGTCTGCTACCACATCAGCGAGTTCTACTACAACTCGCACGTCGCCCCGGCCTGGGGCCACGACCCGAACCCGATCCACTTCCGGATGTCCGCCTGGCAGTGGATGAACACCTACGGCCAGCGCCCGATCGAGGAGACGCTGTCCGCGCTCATCTTCGACAACCTCTTCGAGCGGTTCCCCGACATCAACGTCCTGGTCTCCGAGTTCGGCGCCGAATGGGTGCCGCACTTCGTCCGGCACATGGACAAGAGCCGGGGCATGGGCCGCAACGGGCCGTGGATCGGCGGTCAGTTGGCGGAGCGCCCGAGCCAGATCTTCCGCAAGCACATCCGCGTGGTGCCCTACCCCGAGGACGACATCCCGAGCTTGGTGAAGCGGCTCGGCTACCACGAGTCCATCGTGATGGGCTCGGACTTCCCGCACGCGGAGGGCATCGCGAACCCGGCCGACTACCGCAAGCTCCTCGCGGAGCTGGATGAGTCGGTCCAGGACGACATCATGTACAACAACGCCCAGCAGCTGGTGAGCCGCTGA
- a CDS encoding DUF2889 domain-containing protein, whose protein sequence is MTRAEVPLHRRTVSVTAYDEGGGEISVEAELRDERPWVADPDAGVVHRMVLAVRVRLADMVIVAADADMRTFPHAECPLITPVFGELVGLSVAAGYNRAIQDRFRGVSGCSHLYELARVLGPAVVQAGISANAGLRMAGRPSDGPRSTAGVLNSCHIWAPGGVGLRKLDAGWRPGTGPRPVPEVEVFEPRSSTESS, encoded by the coding sequence GTGACGCGGGCCGAGGTGCCGCTGCATCGTCGGACGGTCAGCGTCACCGCGTATGACGAGGGCGGTGGCGAGATCTCCGTCGAGGCCGAACTGCGGGACGAGCGGCCCTGGGTGGCCGATCCGGACGCCGGAGTTGTGCACCGGATGGTGCTTGCCGTGCGGGTTCGGCTGGCGGACATGGTCATCGTGGCGGCCGATGCGGATATGCGCACGTTTCCGCACGCCGAGTGTCCGTTGATCACGCCGGTCTTTGGTGAGCTGGTGGGGCTCAGCGTGGCTGCCGGCTACAACCGGGCGATCCAGGACCGGTTTCGTGGGGTGTCCGGGTGCTCTCATCTGTATGAGCTGGCGCGGGTGTTGGGGCCTGCCGTGGTGCAGGCCGGGATCTCCGCCAATGCCGGGCTTCGGATGGCCGGGCGGCCCTCGGATGGCCCGCGTTCCACGGCGGGGGTGCTGAACAGCTGCCATATCTGGGCGCCTGGTGGGGTGGGGCTGCGGAAGCTGGATGCGGGGTGGCGGCCGGGGACGGGGCCGCGGCCTGTGCCGGAGGTCGAGGTGTTCGAGCCAAGATCCTCGACAGAGTCAAGCTGA
- a CDS encoding PaaI family thioesterase: MTVTARTLTDQEQRERREWFRARWERGVKFNRSAGMRVLRWDPDGIEMTMPFTEALSAHEGVFHGGVVSALIDTAGSGAVIAGHDFTKGSLLSTVSMSVQYLAPARGHAAIAYARCVRRGSRLHFAEVDVRMPDGRVCARGQVVVSISGERAGVGDPVEPFAEE, translated from the coding sequence ATGACCGTCACGGCGAGGACCCTCACCGACCAGGAACAACGCGAGCGCCGCGAGTGGTTCCGGGCCCGCTGGGAACGCGGGGTCAAGTTCAACCGCAGCGCCGGTATGCGCGTCCTGCGCTGGGACCCGGACGGCATCGAGATGACGATGCCCTTCACCGAGGCGCTCTCGGCCCACGAAGGCGTCTTCCACGGCGGAGTCGTCTCGGCGCTGATCGACACCGCGGGCTCGGGAGCCGTGATCGCCGGCCATGACTTCACCAAGGGCAGCCTGCTCAGCACCGTCTCCATGTCGGTGCAGTACCTCGCGCCCGCCCGCGGCCACGCGGCCATCGCGTACGCGCGCTGCGTCCGACGCGGCAGCCGCCTCCACTTCGCCGAGGTCGATGTACGCATGCCGGACGGCCGCGTCTGCGCCCGGGGCCAGGTGGTCGTGAGCATTTCCGGGGAGCGAGCCGGCGTCGGCGACCCCGTCGAACCCTTTGCCGAGGAGTGA
- a CDS encoding serine hydrolase domain-containing protein: MPGHVPVAPETVGVDGHRLDVLLRRIRLEVEHGPLPSAQVAVARGGRLVAYETWGDADPGTRYILQSVGRSIVAGAVWKLMGDGLLDLGEQVAAIIPEFGTNGKEAVTVEQVLTHTAGFPFAPLGHPKMLDREQRLAAFGRWRLDYPPGSRFQFHLTSAAWLIAEITERRTGLPFADYLRERIVRPLGLTSIELGVPVDRQPGTVAPMTATDRTDDDQEPDPWGPWYLSDPRVLAAGEPSHALVATAADVALYFQALEHSGLWKPEAVAEGIRIRLTEHPYGDQLYGGGGSRRTSMGLFVTVAGPDAGSQLPSTGSPLLFGSAGAAYQLGFMDPESGLSFALLSNGYPLAGYDHSRRGTALMTNIANLAADLVD; this comes from the coding sequence ATGCCCGGCCACGTGCCCGTCGCGCCCGAAACAGTGGGCGTCGACGGGCACCGGCTCGACGTACTGCTGCGCCGCATCAGGCTCGAAGTGGAGCACGGCCCGCTCCCGTCGGCGCAGGTCGCCGTCGCCAGGGGCGGCCGACTGGTGGCCTACGAGACCTGGGGTGACGCGGATCCCGGCACGCGCTACATCCTGCAGTCCGTCGGCCGCTCGATCGTCGCCGGAGCCGTGTGGAAGCTGATGGGCGACGGACTGCTCGACCTCGGTGAGCAAGTCGCCGCGATCATCCCGGAGTTCGGAACGAACGGGAAGGAGGCGGTCACGGTCGAGCAGGTGCTCACCCACACCGCCGGCTTCCCTTTCGCCCCGCTCGGCCACCCGAAGATGCTCGACCGGGAGCAGCGGCTCGCCGCCTTCGGCCGCTGGCGCCTCGACTATCCGCCGGGCAGCCGCTTCCAGTTCCATCTCACCTCGGCCGCCTGGCTGATCGCCGAGATCACCGAGCGGCGTACGGGGCTGCCCTTCGCCGACTACCTGCGCGAGCGGATCGTACGGCCGCTGGGCCTGACCTCGATCGAACTGGGCGTCCCCGTCGACCGGCAGCCCGGCACGGTCGCCCCGATGACTGCCACCGACCGCACCGACGACGACCAGGAACCCGACCCCTGGGGACCCTGGTACCTGTCCGACCCGCGGGTGCTGGCGGCGGGCGAACCCAGTCACGCACTCGTCGCCACCGCTGCCGATGTCGCCCTCTACTTCCAGGCGTTGGAGCACTCGGGCCTGTGGAAGCCGGAGGCGGTGGCCGAGGGAATCAGGATCCGGCTGACCGAGCATCCGTATGGCGACCAGCTCTACGGCGGCGGAGGCAGCCGGCGCACCAGCATGGGACTGTTCGTCACCGTCGCCGGCCCCGATGCGGGTAGCCAACTCCCGTCCACCGGCTCGCCGTTGCTCTTCGGGAGCGCCGGAGCCGCGTACCAACTGGGCTTCATGGACCCGGAGTCCGGCCTGTCCTTCGCTCTGCTGAGCAACGGCTACCCGCTCGCCGGTTACGACCACTCACGGCGCGGCACCGCGCTGATGACGAACATCGCGAACCTGGCGGCGGACCTGGTCGACTGA
- a CDS encoding FAS1-like dehydratase domain-containing protein codes for MTGHPFPVEAGHILMFARAIGDENPAYEQLAPPTFTWASAHFDPDCHLRPKPGEEWFGSGAGPGVMPEGGGGLHAEQHFEYHRPVRVGETLYAHTVPGRSWQKQGRTGRLLFSERITEYRDADGEPVVSARTVAVVPEGPATPKSEEPANSSTGKDDSR; via the coding sequence ATGACAGGGCACCCGTTCCCCGTCGAGGCCGGGCACATTCTGATGTTCGCCCGGGCCATCGGCGACGAGAATCCGGCGTACGAGCAGCTCGCCCCGCCCACCTTCACCTGGGCGAGCGCCCACTTCGATCCCGACTGCCACCTGCGGCCGAAGCCCGGCGAGGAGTGGTTCGGCTCCGGAGCCGGTCCGGGCGTGATGCCGGAGGGCGGCGGAGGGCTGCACGCCGAACAGCACTTCGAGTACCACCGTCCGGTACGCGTTGGGGAGACGCTGTACGCCCACACCGTGCCGGGCCGCAGCTGGCAGAAGCAGGGCCGCACGGGACGCCTGCTGTTCAGCGAACGCATCACGGAGTACCGGGACGCCGACGGCGAACCGGTCGTCAGCGCCCGGACCGTGGCCGTCGTGCCTGAGGGCCCCGCCACCCCCAAGTCCGAGGAACCGGCGAACAGTTCCACCGGAAAGGACGACAGCCGATGA
- a CDS encoding FadR/GntR family transcriptional regulator, with the protein MAEAAGAAEVPTVPVPSRARVGRQVRVPKTAELVAGHLRRQIVRGELKPGDALPPESGLMEQFGISRPTLREAFRVLESESLITVRRGAHGGARVSAPDADVAARFAGLILEYRGATLGDVYRAAALIEPPCARQLAAKHTAADIKRLREAVAAEKAVLDDPLALVDAQDAFHALLVELTGNQTLILLCGMLRNIVDRANASYTAAAADTETQKAQALKGHRAHVRLVGLIESGKADEAEKLWQRHISSADDVVNSAGPKTVLELID; encoded by the coding sequence GTGGCCGAGGCAGCCGGCGCAGCAGAAGTACCCACCGTGCCCGTACCCTCCCGCGCACGCGTCGGGCGCCAGGTGCGTGTTCCGAAGACGGCCGAGCTGGTCGCCGGACATCTGCGCCGCCAGATCGTACGGGGCGAACTGAAGCCCGGCGACGCACTGCCGCCGGAGTCGGGATTGATGGAGCAGTTCGGCATCTCCCGGCCGACGCTGCGCGAGGCCTTTCGCGTACTGGAGTCCGAGTCGCTGATCACGGTGCGCCGCGGAGCGCACGGCGGCGCCCGGGTGAGCGCGCCGGACGCCGATGTCGCGGCCCGTTTCGCCGGTCTCATCCTCGAGTACCGCGGCGCCACCCTCGGCGACGTCTACCGCGCGGCGGCGCTGATCGAGCCGCCGTGCGCGCGCCAGCTCGCCGCGAAGCACACGGCGGCGGACATCAAGCGACTGCGCGAGGCGGTGGCCGCCGAGAAGGCCGTACTCGACGACCCGCTCGCCCTGGTCGACGCCCAGGACGCCTTCCACGCCCTGCTGGTCGAACTGACCGGCAACCAGACCCTGATCCTGCTCTGCGGCATGCTGCGCAACATCGTCGACCGCGCCAACGCCTCGTACACCGCTGCCGCCGCCGACACCGAGACCCAGAAGGCCCAGGCGCTCAAGGGCCACCGTGCGCACGTACGGCTGGTGGGCCTGATCGAGTCGGGCAAGGCGGACGAGGCCGAGAAGCTGTGGCAGCGCCACATCTCCAGCGCGGACGACGTCGTCAACTCGGCCGGCCCGAAGACGGTCCTGGAGCTCATCGACTGA
- a CDS encoding MaoC family dehydratase — protein sequence MSPYADDIKVGETRESVLVDDLKRTRIVQYAGASGDFNPLHTDHVFATEAAGYPGVFAHGMMTMGMTGRVLTDWVGIEPLLSYGVRFKAQVWPGDTLIATATVESIEDTPAGPVAHFSLRTVNQHGAEVVTGTATVRLES from the coding sequence ATGAGCCCGTACGCGGATGACATCAAGGTCGGCGAGACCCGCGAGAGCGTACTCGTCGACGATCTCAAGCGCACCCGGATCGTGCAGTACGCGGGCGCCTCCGGCGACTTCAATCCGCTGCACACCGACCACGTCTTCGCCACCGAAGCCGCCGGCTACCCCGGGGTCTTCGCCCACGGGATGATGACGATGGGCATGACCGGCCGGGTCCTCACCGACTGGGTCGGCATCGAACCGCTGCTGAGCTACGGGGTCCGCTTCAAGGCGCAGGTCTGGCCCGGCGACACCCTGATCGCCACGGCGACCGTCGAGTCCATCGAGGACACGCCCGCCGGACCGGTCGCCCACTTCTCGCTGCGTACCGTCAACCAGCACGGCGCCGAGGTCGTCACCGGCACCGCGACCGTCCGCCTGGAGTCCTGA
- a CDS encoding enoyl-CoA hydratase-related protein has translation MTEKPTPVILTELTGDGVMLLTLNRPERHNAWTLEMELLYNELFDRAEKDPAVRAVVLTGAGRSFCPGMDMSVLDGASSGARPWPTDQLPPRTRPMTFPKPVVAAVNGACAGIGFNQAVMCDVRFAVPGAKFAAAFSARGLVAEDGVSWILPRLVGYGNAGDLLLSSRRITGTEALTMGLVNRLYEPDELLPAALEYATELARSSSPYAMSLIKRQLAEDQARTFVESRDAAARLLATAKRAPDYREGVRSFIERRQPEFAALGESAALGEPAVLGEEPS, from the coding sequence ATGACCGAGAAACCGACCCCGGTGATCCTCACCGAACTGACCGGCGACGGGGTCATGCTGCTCACCCTGAACCGGCCCGAGCGGCACAATGCCTGGACCCTGGAGATGGAGCTGCTCTACAACGAGCTGTTCGACCGCGCCGAGAAGGATCCGGCGGTACGGGCCGTCGTCCTCACCGGTGCCGGCCGCAGCTTCTGCCCGGGCATGGACATGAGCGTGCTGGACGGCGCCTCCTCCGGAGCCCGGCCCTGGCCGACCGATCAACTGCCGCCCCGTACACGCCCGATGACCTTTCCCAAGCCCGTCGTGGCGGCCGTCAACGGCGCCTGCGCCGGCATCGGCTTCAACCAGGCCGTGATGTGCGACGTTCGGTTCGCCGTGCCCGGCGCCAAGTTCGCCGCCGCCTTCAGCGCGCGCGGACTCGTGGCGGAGGACGGCGTGTCCTGGATCCTGCCGCGGCTCGTCGGCTACGGGAACGCCGGCGACCTGCTGCTCTCCTCACGCCGCATCACCGGCACGGAAGCGCTCACGATGGGCCTCGTCAACCGGCTGTACGAACCCGACGAACTCCTCCCGGCCGCCCTCGAGTACGCCACCGAACTGGCCCGCTCGTCCAGCCCGTACGCCATGTCCCTCATCAAGCGACAACTCGCCGAGGACCAGGCGCGGACCTTCGTCGAGAGCCGCGACGCCGCGGCGCGGCTGCTGGCGACGGCGAAGCGGGCGCCGGACTACCGGGAGGGCGTACGCAGCTTCATCGAGCGGCGTCAGCCGGAGTTCGCGGCGCTGGGGGAGTCGGCGGCGTTGGGAGAGCCGGCGGTGCTGGGGGAGGAGCCGTCGTGA
- a CDS encoding enoyl-CoA hydratase-related protein produces the protein MTEQPTEDLVLYEVDEDGVATVTLNRPERKNAWSIPMEQRFFALLDEAAVDPAVRVIIITGAGKAFCPGMDVQRLEQNSQPGESLNLQARVPMYSRRNMPKPLIAAVNGACAGIGLIQALICDVRFAARGARFTTAFTRRGLAGEYNLPYVLPRVIGLENALDLLLSGRVFDADEAKELGLVSRVVEPDQLLDAARAYARDIARNCSPRAMAVVRHQVYGDLDRGFTDALARSYSAMEFFAGSPDFREGVASFVEKREPKFEGLPPDFDPNEATRDAFLPYASAPLEAR, from the coding sequence ATGACCGAACAGCCCACAGAAGACCTGGTGTTGTACGAGGTCGACGAGGACGGTGTCGCCACCGTGACCCTCAACCGGCCCGAGCGCAAGAACGCCTGGAGCATCCCCATGGAGCAGCGGTTCTTCGCGCTCCTGGACGAGGCCGCAGTCGACCCCGCCGTCCGCGTCATCATCATCACCGGGGCGGGCAAGGCGTTCTGCCCCGGCATGGACGTCCAGCGCCTTGAGCAGAACTCCCAGCCCGGCGAGTCCCTCAACCTCCAGGCCCGCGTGCCCATGTACAGCCGGCGCAACATGCCGAAGCCCCTGATCGCCGCTGTCAACGGCGCCTGCGCGGGCATCGGCCTCATCCAGGCGCTGATCTGCGACGTCCGCTTCGCCGCCCGCGGCGCCCGCTTCACCACCGCCTTCACCCGGCGCGGACTGGCCGGCGAGTACAACCTGCCGTACGTGCTGCCGCGCGTCATCGGCTTGGAGAACGCGCTCGACCTGCTGCTCTCCGGTCGAGTCTTCGACGCCGACGAAGCCAAAGAACTGGGGCTCGTCAGTCGCGTCGTCGAGCCGGATCAGCTTCTCGACGCTGCCCGTGCGTACGCCCGCGACATCGCCCGCAACTGCTCTCCGCGCGCCATGGCCGTAGTACGCCACCAGGTGTACGGCGACCTCGACCGCGGCTTCACCGACGCCCTGGCCCGCAGCTACTCGGCGATGGAGTTCTTCGCGGGCTCGCCGGACTTCCGCGAGGGGGTGGCGAGCTTCGTGGAGAAACGGGAGCCCAAGTTCGAGGGCCTGCCCCCGGACTTCGACCCGAACGAGGCGACACGCGACGCGTTCCTCCCGTACGCAAGCGCTCCGCTGGAAGCACGGTAA
- a CDS encoding carboxymuconolactone decarboxylase family protein, translating to MSEPPLSPAAPRIPPQPAEEWAESVRETLSADIGSLGLGVSSLGEAHVFTTLARHPELFAAWLPFSSQLLLAGDLPFAERELVILRVARNCESPYEWGQHVRIAAKAGLSPDDMARVADGPDAPGWTERQSLLLRATDELHSGARIGQSTWEGLAQHLTERQLIELPMLVGHYHLLAFTLNSLQVQPEPGLPPMS from the coding sequence GTGTCAGAGCCGCCGCTGTCGCCCGCCGCGCCCCGCATTCCTCCGCAGCCCGCGGAGGAATGGGCTGAGTCCGTGCGGGAGACGTTGTCCGCCGACATCGGTTCCCTGGGCCTCGGCGTGTCTTCGCTCGGTGAGGCACATGTGTTTACGACGCTTGCTCGTCATCCGGAGTTGTTCGCCGCCTGGCTTCCCTTCAGCAGCCAGTTGCTGCTTGCGGGCGACCTGCCCTTCGCTGAACGCGAGTTGGTGATCCTTCGAGTGGCGCGCAATTGCGAGTCGCCCTACGAGTGGGGCCAACACGTGAGGATCGCTGCGAAGGCCGGGCTGTCACCGGACGACATGGCGCGGGTCGCTGACGGTCCCGACGCGCCGGGCTGGACGGAACGGCAGTCGTTACTGCTGCGGGCCACGGACGAGTTGCACTCCGGCGCCCGGATCGGCCAGTCGACGTGGGAAGGGCTGGCCCAGCACCTGACGGAGCGCCAGTTGATCGAGCTGCCGATGCTGGTGGGCCACTACCATCTGCTGGCCTTCACCCTGAACTCCCTGCAGGTGCAGCCGGAACCCGGACTGCCTCCCATGAGCTGA
- a CDS encoding acyl-CoA dehydrogenase family protein, whose product MTQVDISYPPETETFRTEVKAFLASALPAGWTGIGALDEEAAWAFARDWRTRLAERGYLSLTWPEQYGGRGLSKLHQVVLMEELALAGVPFGLPQDTFGVKMLANTLLRWGTDEQKAHFLPRILSGEDTWCQGYSEPDAGSDLASLTTRAVRDGEDWVIDGQKVWTSGAHHCDWIFVLARTDRDAPKHRGISFLLVPLHQPGVEVRPFRMMSGQLHFNEVFFTGARTRADLVVGEVNNGWAVAQSLLGVERGEEAATNPILFRAEVERLVELARHYGKDQDPVIRQRIAWCWSKVEIMRYLGYRVLTGWLKGAVPGAESSISKLYWSEYHTQVTDLAMDIMGLHGQVPVGRPPLRTYRTDDPGAANSSASWSTTYLIARSGTIYAGTSQVQRNILAEKVLGLPREPRA is encoded by the coding sequence ATGACGCAGGTGGACATCAGTTACCCGCCGGAGACCGAGACGTTCCGCACCGAGGTCAAGGCGTTCCTCGCGTCCGCCCTGCCGGCCGGCTGGACGGGCATCGGCGCCCTCGACGAGGAGGCCGCCTGGGCCTTCGCCCGCGACTGGCGGACCCGGCTCGCCGAGCGCGGATACCTCTCCCTGACCTGGCCGGAGCAGTACGGCGGCCGTGGCCTCTCCAAACTCCACCAGGTCGTTCTGATGGAGGAACTGGCCCTGGCCGGCGTGCCGTTCGGGCTGCCGCAGGACACCTTCGGCGTCAAGATGCTGGCGAACACGCTGCTGCGCTGGGGCACCGATGAGCAGAAGGCCCACTTCCTCCCGCGGATCCTGAGCGGCGAGGACACCTGGTGCCAGGGGTACTCGGAGCCGGACGCGGGCTCGGACCTGGCCTCGCTCACGACGCGCGCGGTGCGGGACGGCGAGGACTGGGTCATCGACGGCCAGAAGGTCTGGACGTCGGGCGCCCACCACTGCGACTGGATCTTCGTCCTGGCCCGCACCGACCGCGACGCCCCGAAGCACCGGGGCATCTCCTTCCTGCTCGTCCCCCTGCACCAACCCGGCGTCGAAGTACGCCCGTTCCGCATGATGAGCGGCCAACTCCACTTCAACGAGGTCTTCTTCACCGGCGCCCGCACCCGCGCCGACCTCGTCGTGGGCGAAGTGAACAACGGCTGGGCGGTCGCCCAGAGCCTGCTGGGCGTGGAGCGCGGGGAGGAGGCCGCGACGAACCCCATCCTGTTCCGCGCGGAAGTCGAGCGCCTCGTCGAACTGGCCCGCCACTACGGCAAGGACCAGGATCCCGTCATCCGGCAGCGCATCGCCTGGTGCTGGTCCAAGGTCGAGATCATGCGCTATCTCGGCTACCGGGTGCTCACGGGCTGGCTCAAGGGCGCGGTACCCGGGGCCGAGTCCTCGATCTCCAAGCTGTACTGGAGCGAGTACCACACCCAGGTCACCGACCTGGCGATGGACATCATGGGTCTGCATGGACAAGTACCGGTGGGGCGCCCGCCGTTGCGTACGTACCGCACGGACGACCCCGGCGCCGCGAACTCCTCGGCGTCCTGGTCGACGACGTACCTGATCGCCCGCTCCGGCACGATCTACGCGGGGACATCGCAGGTCCAGCGGAACATCCTCGCGGAGAAGGTGCTGGGCCTGCCGCGCGAGCCGAGGGCGTGA